A region from the Bacteroidales bacterium genome encodes:
- a CDS encoding helix-hairpin-helix domain-containing protein, with the protein MNRLFTNLCLCFSVIIFLFSSKALLAQEIEPDSTTDFQQQLIENYSEQIDAEIDYSDMISDMEYYLKHPLNINKASFEEISALKILNDIQIKNLLEHIQKNGKLLSVYELQSIEGFDVDIINLLLPYINLGMETEKSSFRFKDIFLYGTNNVFMRYQRIIEKQKGFKKVPDSLYELSPNSYYLGSPDKLYLKYRFNYNNKVMWGITAEKDAGEQFFKGINRYGYDFYSGFINVQNMGIIKNIILGDFNIQFGQGLTLWSGLSFGKSSEAINIKKIARGISPYSSSYESGFMRGTGFTLGYKGFELTGFYSIKNMDATLSANDTTENTDYIITSLSEDGLHNTPNRAEKKGALNEQLFGGHLAYKTKALNVGITAYGIHLNMPISTEQKPYKIFDFNGQNNFNMGIDYSYIFRNFNIFGETSRSQNGGWATFNGLMASINRYISFVVSYRYYQRNYQSLYSSSFSESGNSYNESGFYAGISVKPHYKILINAYADFFTFPWLKYRVNSPSNGFDCNISLQYKPTKKINIQFRYKFEQKQINSDDEDAVINYNVPYSRQNIRMHITYPVSDAFTLANRIEISNYKFNTSAPEYGYLLYQDIKYRPQKLPLAFSFRFTLFDTKSYNTRMYAFENDVLHAYSIPSFYDKGIRYYLMLQYSPGRHFDIWLRFAQTYYDNKTVISSGLNEINGNRQSEIKVQVRFKF; encoded by the coding sequence ATGAACCGCCTCTTTACCAACTTATGCTTGTGTTTTAGCGTAATTATTTTTTTATTTTCCAGTAAAGCGCTTTTAGCCCAGGAAATAGAGCCCGACAGTACAACAGATTTTCAGCAGCAACTCATTGAAAACTACAGTGAACAAATAGATGCAGAAATCGATTATAGTGATATGATTTCCGACATGGAATATTACCTCAAGCATCCGCTAAATATCAATAAAGCAAGTTTTGAAGAAATTTCCGCTTTGAAAATACTTAACGATATTCAAATAAAAAACCTGCTGGAACATATTCAAAAAAACGGCAAATTGCTTTCGGTTTATGAGCTTCAATCCATAGAAGGCTTTGATGTGGACATCATCAACCTGCTCCTTCCCTATATTAATCTGGGCATGGAAACTGAAAAATCTTCTTTTCGTTTTAAAGATATTTTTTTGTACGGTACCAATAATGTTTTTATGCGTTATCAGCGAATCATTGAAAAACAGAAAGGCTTTAAAAAAGTTCCTGACTCGTTATATGAATTAAGCCCCAACTCTTATTACCTTGGAAGCCCTGATAAATTATACCTAAAATACCGTTTTAACTATAATAATAAAGTAATGTGGGGTATTACTGCTGAAAAAGACGCCGGAGAGCAATTTTTCAAAGGGATAAACCGGTATGGTTATGATTTTTATTCCGGGTTTATCAATGTACAAAACATGGGGATAATAAAAAATATTATACTTGGTGATTTTAACATACAGTTTGGGCAGGGGCTTACACTTTGGTCGGGGCTTAGCTTCGGGAAATCCAGCGAAGCCATAAACATAAAAAAAATTGCCCGCGGCATCAGCCCGTATTCTTCTTCTTACGAAAGCGGCTTTATGAGGGGAACAGGATTTACACTGGGATACAAAGGATTTGAATTAACAGGTTTTTATTCCATTAAAAATATGGATGCAACCCTGAGTGCAAACGACACAACTGAAAACACTGACTATATAATTACATCTTTAAGTGAAGACGGATTGCACAATACCCCAAACCGTGCAGAAAAAAAAGGAGCATTAAACGAACAATTATTTGGCGGCCACCTGGCTTATAAAACCAAAGCATTGAATGTTGGCATCACAGCTTATGGTATTCACCTGAATATGCCCATTTCAACGGAACAAAAACCTTATAAAATCTTTGATTTCAATGGCCAGAATAATTTCAATATGGGCATAGATTACAGTTATATTTTCCGCAATTTTAACATTTTCGGAGAAACTTCCCGCAGTCAGAATGGCGGTTGGGCAACATTCAACGGACTGATGGCAAGCATAAACCGTTATATTTCTTTCGTGGTGTCGTACCGATATTATCAACGTAATTACCAATCCTTATATTCTTCGTCTTTTAGTGAAAGCGGCAATTCCTATAACGAAAGTGGTTTTTATGCGGGTATTTCCGTAAAACCTCATTACAAGATTCTCATTAACGCTTATGCAGATTTTTTTACGTTCCCATGGCTTAAATACAGGGTTAACAGCCCTTCAAACGGCTTCGACTGCAATATCAGCCTTCAGTATAAGCCCACAAAAAAAATCAACATCCAGTTTCGATATAAATTCGAACAAAAACAAATAAACAGCGATGATGAAGATGCGGTAATAAATTATAACGTACCTTACAGCAGGCAAAACATTCGTATGCATATTACTTATCCGGTTTCTGATGCTTTTACTTTAGCCAACAGGATTGAGATATCAAATTACAAATTCAACACTTCTGCACCTGAGTATGGATACCTGCTTTATCAGGACATAAAATACAGGCCACAAAAATTGCCGCTGGCTTTTTCTTTTCGTTTTACCTTATTTGACACAAAATCATACAACACCCGAATGTATGCTTTTGAAAATGACGTGCTGCATGCCTATTCCATACCTTCTTTTTATGACAAAGGAATACGTTATTACCTTATGCTGCAATACAGCCCGGGGAGACATTTTGATATCTGGCTGCGCTTTGCCCAAACATATTATGACAATAAAACCGTTATCAGTTCCGGGCTGAATGAGATTAATGGCAACAGGCAATCGGAAATAAAGGTACAGGTTAGATTTAAGTTTTGA
- a CDS encoding adenylate kinase: MLNIILFGAPGSGKGTQSENIISKYQLTHLSTGDIMREEMKNETKIGKLVKDYINKGLLVPDSIILEQLISRTTNVVNTNGFIFDGFPRTLNQAVSLDEMLNTKNAPVSMVIFLNVAEEELFNRIMYRSQHSNRGDDNAEIIKKRIEVYREQTEPLLEYYKEQGKLSSIEGMGTIEEIFGLISEKIDEYVSKKNIVIK; the protein is encoded by the coding sequence ATGCTAAACATCATCTTATTCGGTGCGCCGGGCAGCGGCAAAGGCACACAATCAGAAAACATCATCAGTAAATACCAATTGACCCACCTTTCTACCGGTGACATCATGCGGGAAGAAATGAAAAACGAAACAAAAATCGGAAAACTTGTTAAAGATTATATTAACAAGGGGCTGCTTGTGCCCGACAGCATAATCCTGGAACAGTTAATATCAAGGACAACGAATGTTGTCAATACCAATGGTTTTATATTTGACGGTTTTCCCCGTACGCTGAACCAGGCTGTGTCTCTTGATGAAATGCTGAACACAAAAAATGCCCCGGTGTCAATGGTGATATTTCTTAACGTTGCTGAAGAGGAATTGTTCAACCGTATCATGTATCGTAGCCAACACTCGAACAGGGGCGATGACAACGCAGAGATCATAAAAAAACGTATCGAAGTTTACCGGGAACAAACAGAACCGCTGCTGGAATATTATAAAGAGCAGGGCAAACTGTCGTCCATTGAAGGTATGGGAACCATAGAAGAAATCTTCGGGCTGATATCTGAAAAAATTGATGAATATGTTTCGAAGAAAAATATCGTGATTAAATAA
- a CDS encoding nitrous oxide-stimulated promoter family protein produces MTTIEKEKRVVFLMIRLYCRKQHHTSDLCGKCRELENYSFTRIDKCPHLPDKPKCSKCQTHCFRNNKREEIRRVMRYSGPRMIIYHPVIALQHMLR; encoded by the coding sequence ATGACGACCATTGAAAAAGAAAAGAGAGTAGTATTTCTGATGATACGATTGTATTGCAGAAAGCAACATCACACCAGCGATCTTTGTGGAAAATGCCGTGAATTAGAAAACTACTCCTTTACACGCATTGATAAATGTCCGCACTTGCCGGATAAACCGAAATGCTCAAAATGTCAGACACACTGTTTCAGAAATAATAAACGTGAAGAAATCAGAAGAGTCATGCGCTATTCAGGGCCAAGAATGATCATTTATCATCCAGTGATCGCACTACAGCACATGCTTAGATAA
- the hpt gene encoding hypoxanthine phosphoribosyltransferase, giving the protein MTTVKLNDKTFSLFVSNNTIQQAITDVASRINNDYKEKLPLFMAILNGSFMFAADLLKKININCEITFVKLSSYSGTSSTQQVKQLIGFNEDIKGREVVILEDIIDSGLTMEHLLEKLETFQPAGIRIASLLLKPDAFIKNFPIDYVGLHIPNDFIVGFGLDYNGLGRNLPDIYKIVI; this is encoded by the coding sequence ATGACCACAGTAAAATTAAACGATAAAACTTTTTCATTGTTTGTCAGCAATAATACTATACAACAAGCAATCACTGATGTTGCTTCACGTATAAATAATGATTATAAAGAAAAATTGCCTCTTTTTATGGCGATACTGAATGGCTCTTTTATGTTTGCTGCCGACCTGTTGAAAAAAATTAACATAAATTGCGAAATCACTTTTGTGAAGCTATCTTCTTATTCAGGAACATCATCAACCCAACAGGTTAAACAACTGATAGGATTTAATGAAGATATCAAAGGGCGGGAAGTTGTGATATTGGAGGATATTATTGATTCCGGACTTACCATGGAACACTTGCTTGAAAAATTAGAAACCTTTCAGCCGGCAGGTATCCGAATAGCATCATTATTACTGAAGCCCGATGCTTTTATTAAAAATTTTCCTATTGATTATGTCGGCTTACATATCCCGAATGATTTCATTGTAGGTTTCGGACTTGATTATAACGGACTGGGGAGAAACCTCCCTGATATTTATAAAATTGTAATTTAA
- a CDS encoding MFS transporter, which produces MPYKNVCGSKFSYINFISAMALSKNFPKGFTAIKNIFSSLHSRNYRLYFVGQGVSLIGTWMQNIALSWLVYRLSGSVFLLGLVGFTGQIPSFILSPFTGVISDRYNRLKIMKLAQVFFMLHSLTMAVLVLTNTIQVWHIVALSIVFGIINAFDTPARQSLVIDLIDDPKDLGNAIALNSAIFNAGRLIGPAIAGITIAVVGEGICFLLNALSFVAVIAALMQIKIPAKQQSIHPEKFKKSFSEGFHYTFNSMPIRTLITLLAVLSLIGLPVVVILPAYAKEILLGNADTLGYLMSALGAGALCGALYMASRRTVLGLAKIISISIGVYGLSLTLASFSQVTYLSMMIFFFTGLTMVLSLSSINTMLQTIADEDKRGRVMSFYAMALMGTMPIGNLLSGTLASGIGIPYTLLISGTITILSGVWLWFNLKTLRKYVRPIYINKGILPGLPHDIN; this is translated from the coding sequence TTGCCATACAAAAATGTATGCGGGTCAAAATTCTCTTATATTAATTTTATATCAGCCATGGCGCTCAGCAAAAATTTTCCGAAAGGTTTTACAGCGATAAAGAACATATTTTCGTCGCTCCATTCGCGAAACTACCGGCTTTATTTCGTGGGTCAGGGCGTTTCATTGATTGGGACATGGATGCAGAATATTGCATTAAGCTGGCTGGTATACAGGCTTTCGGGATCGGTGTTTCTTTTAGGTTTGGTGGGATTTACCGGTCAGATCCCCAGCTTTATTCTGTCACCTTTTACAGGAGTGATCAGCGACAGGTATAACCGGCTTAAAATTATGAAACTTGCCCAGGTATTTTTTATGCTTCACTCCCTGACCATGGCAGTTTTGGTCCTGACAAACACGATTCAGGTATGGCATATCGTAGCATTAAGTATAGTTTTTGGTATTATCAACGCTTTCGACACACCGGCCCGGCAATCGCTGGTCATCGACCTGATTGATGATCCCAAAGACCTGGGAAATGCCATAGCATTGAATTCAGCCATTTTCAACGCCGGACGTTTAATAGGCCCGGCAATTGCCGGTATCACCATTGCCGTTGTTGGTGAAGGAATCTGCTTTCTGTTGAATGCTTTGAGTTTTGTAGCAGTAATCGCGGCACTGATGCAGATCAAAATTCCGGCAAAACAACAATCCATCCATCCCGAAAAATTTAAGAAGAGTTTCTCGGAAGGTTTCCATTATACATTTAATTCCATGCCCATACGTACCTTAATTACCTTGCTGGCTGTTTTAAGCCTGATCGGCCTTCCTGTTGTGGTAATTTTACCAGCATACGCCAAAGAAATCCTTCTTGGAAATGCCGACACTCTCGGCTACCTGATGTCTGCCCTGGGCGCCGGTGCACTATGCGGTGCGCTGTATATGGCCTCACGAAGAACAGTGCTGGGGCTTGCCAAAATAATTTCCATCAGTATTGGAGTTTATGGCCTGTCATTGACCTTAGCATCTTTTTCGCAGGTAACCTATTTATCCATGATGATATTTTTCTTCACAGGGCTTACCATGGTTCTTTCATTATCGTCTATTAATACGATGTTACAGACCATTGCCGATGAAGATAAACGGGGCCGGGTGATGAGTTTTTATGCCATGGCGCTAATGGGAACCATGCCAATAGGCAACCTCCTGTCAGGAACGCTGGCCAGTGGGATTGGCATACCTTATACACTACTGATTTCCGGAACAATTACTATTTTATCCGGCGTGTGGCTTTGGTTCAACCTCAAAACGCTCAGGAAGTATGTGCGCCCTATATATATTAATAAAGGTATACTCCCGGGATTACCGCATGATATAAATTGA
- the purE gene encoding 5-(carboxyamino)imidazole ribonucleotide mutase, whose translation MKPIVSIIMGSTSDLPVMEAAAKFFDEMQIPFEMNALSAHRTPDEVADFAKKAQGRGIKVIIAAAGMAAHLPGVIASMTPLPVIGVPIKSSLEGLDSILAILQMPPGIPVATVALNGAQNAAILALQILSLSDEKLMSKNLTFKKNLKTKIVKANEELGKINYNYKV comes from the coding sequence ATGAAACCAATTGTAAGTATTATCATGGGCAGCACTTCTGATTTGCCCGTGATGGAAGCCGCAGCCAAATTTTTCGATGAGATGCAGATACCTTTTGAAATGAATGCATTATCGGCACACCGCACACCCGATGAGGTAGCTGATTTTGCAAAAAAAGCACAGGGGCGCGGCATAAAAGTCATCATTGCAGCAGCCGGCATGGCCGCACATTTGCCGGGAGTTATTGCATCCATGACACCTCTGCCCGTGATAGGCGTTCCCATAAAATCTTCCCTTGAAGGCCTTGACTCAATTTTAGCAATATTACAAATGCCCCCGGGCATTCCCGTAGCTACCGTGGCACTGAACGGAGCACAAAATGCTGCCATCCTTGCTTTGCAGATACTTTCCTTGAGTGACGAAAAACTTATGAGTAAAAACCTTACATTCAAAAAAAATCTGAAAACAAAAATTGTTAAAGCCAATGAGGAGCTTGGGAAAATAAATTACAACTACAAAGTGTGA
- a CDS encoding YigZ family protein yields MLFEDVYLTIEETAESVFRDRGSRFIGLAVPVENEIAVKQTLGKIKKIYYDATHHCYAFRLGFDKSIFRFNDDGEPSGTAGRPIFGQIQSKDLTNVLVVVVRYFGGTKLGVSGLINAYKTTAREVLEKSKIIEKTINDSYHITFNYEKMNDVMRVLKDENAVFISQNFDEKCTVEFSVRKMKSGKVYEKLNLISGAVITYLKTF; encoded by the coding sequence ATGCTTTTTGAAGATGTATATCTTACCATAGAAGAAACTGCCGAAAGTGTTTTCCGTGACAGAGGCAGCAGATTTATTGGACTGGCGGTGCCTGTGGAAAATGAAATCGCTGTGAAACAGACACTGGGAAAAATTAAAAAAATATATTACGATGCAACCCATCATTGCTATGCTTTTCGCCTGGGTTTTGATAAGAGTATTTTTCGTTTCAACGATGACGGTGAACCATCTGGAACGGCAGGCAGGCCTATCTTTGGGCAAATACAGTCGAAAGACTTAACCAATGTATTGGTGGTTGTTGTAAGATACTTCGGAGGCACAAAACTTGGTGTCAGTGGACTTATAAATGCATACAAAACTACTGCCAGAGAAGTGCTGGAGAAAAGTAAAATTATTGAAAAAACCATTAACGATAGTTATCATATCACGTTCAATTACGAAAAAATGAATGATGTGATGCGGGTTTTGAAGGATGAAAATGCAGTGTTTATTTCTCAGAATTTTGATGAAAAATGCACCGTTGAATTTTCAGTGAGAAAAATGAAATCAGGCAAAGTTTACGAAAAACTTAACTTAATTTCAGGTGCGGTAATAACTTACCTTAAGACTTTCTGA
- a CDS encoding peptide MFS transporter codes for MFKNHPKGLLSAALANMGERFGFYTMMAILVLFLQAKFGLSGPNAGIIYSIFYFSIYILAFVGGLIADKTKNFKGTILIGLIMMSVGYFLIAIPTSTPVPENSFNLLLGMTCGGLFVIAFGNGLFKGNLQALVGQMYDNEKYSKLRDSGFSIFYMFINVGAIFAPLAAVGVRNWWVTSHGFEYNSAMPELCHAHLNNTISVEGITKLQEFAAQFNYAGSDITTFANKYLNVFATGFHYAFAVAICAMIISLIIYLANKKKFPNPKTKEEAANANIIEMDIKEVRQRLYALFAVFAVVIFFWFSFHQNGLTLTYFAKDYTDLSKISINLGFTEIKGAELFQSINPFFVVFLTPVILAVFGALRARGKEPSTPKKIAIGMGIAASAYLLMALGSMGIPTKSELTEMGGLPDAERITPLLLLGTYFILTVAELFISPLGISFVSKVAPPKYQGMMQGLWLCATAIGNSLLFIGAVLYDIIPISGVWTVFIVACCISMGTMFFMLRWLEKVAK; via the coding sequence ATGTTTAAAAATCATCCTAAGGGTTTATTGTCAGCTGCGTTGGCCAATATGGGAGAGCGTTTTGGTTTCTACACCATGATGGCCATCCTCGTGCTGTTTCTTCAGGCAAAATTCGGTCTTTCAGGCCCCAATGCCGGAATCATTTATTCCATTTTTTACTTTTCAATTTACATTCTTGCCTTTGTTGGCGGACTCATTGCTGATAAAACCAAGAATTTCAAAGGAACTATCCTTATTGGTTTAATAATGATGTCTGTCGGGTATTTTCTGATTGCTATTCCCACATCAACACCGGTTCCTGAAAATTCTTTTAACCTTTTGCTTGGGATGACCTGTGGCGGACTGTTTGTAATTGCCTTCGGTAACGGTTTATTCAAAGGCAACCTACAGGCTCTTGTCGGCCAGATGTATGACAATGAAAAATACAGTAAATTGCGTGACTCAGGGTTTTCCATTTTCTATATGTTTATCAATGTGGGTGCCATCTTTGCTCCACTTGCAGCAGTTGGTGTAAGAAACTGGTGGGTAACTTCTCATGGATTTGAATACAACTCCGCAATGCCAGAGTTGTGCCATGCGCACCTGAATAACACAATCAGCGTGGAAGGTATTACCAAACTTCAGGAATTCGCAGCACAATTTAATTATGCCGGGTCCGACATAACAACTTTCGCCAATAAATATCTTAATGTGTTTGCCACAGGTTTTCATTATGCTTTTGCAGTGGCAATCTGCGCTATGATTATTTCACTGATTATATACCTTGCCAATAAAAAGAAATTCCCGAATCCTAAAACCAAGGAAGAAGCTGCCAATGCCAATATTATAGAAATGGATATCAAAGAAGTCAGGCAACGCCTTTACGCATTATTTGCAGTTTTTGCGGTGGTTATTTTCTTCTGGTTTTCATTCCATCAAAATGGTTTGACGCTTACTTATTTTGCAAAAGATTATACAGATTTAAGCAAGATTAGTATTAACCTGGGATTCACCGAAATCAAAGGTGCAGAATTATTCCAGTCAATCAATCCATTTTTTGTTGTATTTCTGACACCGGTGATTTTAGCTGTTTTCGGCGCTTTACGAGCCAGAGGAAAAGAACCCTCAACACCTAAAAAGATTGCCATTGGGATGGGGATTGCTGCAAGTGCATATCTTTTAATGGCACTGGGCTCAATGGGAATTCCTACAAAAAGCGAGCTTACAGAAATGGGAGGATTACCCGATGCAGAGCGCATTACACCTCTCCTGCTATTAGGCACTTATTTTATTCTAACTGTGGCCGAACTATTTATTTCACCTTTGGGTATATCATTTGTTTCTAAAGTGGCTCCTCCAAAATATCAGGGCATGATGCAGGGCTTATGGCTCTGTGCTACTGCTATCGGAAATTCGTTGCTGTTTATTGGAGCTGTTTTGTACGACATTATACCGATTTCCGGCGTATGGACCGTTTTCATTGTGGCCTGCTGTATTTCAATGGGGACAATGTTTTTCATGCTCCGATGGCTGGAAAAGGTAGCCAAATAA
- a CDS encoding T9SS type A sorting domain-containing protein yields MRSLSLNIIITFISLSVFAQYPTGHRTITYQDPARSDRNIETEIYYPAVSAGNNTDVASGQFPILVFGHGFVMSVSSYENIWTVLTPLGYIVALPTTEGGAPNHSEFGKDLAFLISKLQSEGSNASSPFYQKVGTTSAMMGHSMGGGVSFLGCENNTLPTVMVTFAAAVTNPSSTTAAANVTIPTLVISGADDCVAPPDEHQLLMYNALASSCKVYISITNGGHCNFANYNLACTFGEETCNPGGVDITREEQQAITMSFLIPYLDFFLKGVEVSWYEFTDSLTNSTKITHIKNCDIDPSGIAEAKNTEVNIYPNPSTGNLNISLAGDERAFIELSDITGRVILKRETDRQITKLDISTLIQGVYFVKVINANDSHVTRRIIKM; encoded by the coding sequence ATGAGAAGTTTATCATTAAACATAATAATTACATTCATTTCTCTTTCTGTTTTCGCACAATATCCTACAGGACACCGTACAATAACTTATCAGGACCCTGCACGCAGCGACCGTAACATTGAGACAGAAATATATTATCCGGCAGTTTCTGCAGGAAACAACACCGATGTTGCATCAGGACAGTTTCCCATTCTTGTTTTCGGACATGGATTTGTTATGTCGGTTTCTTCCTATGAAAACATCTGGACAGTTCTAACACCCCTGGGATATATCGTTGCCCTGCCCACCACAGAAGGCGGAGCCCCCAACCATTCCGAATTCGGCAAAGACCTTGCTTTTTTAATCAGCAAATTGCAGTCGGAAGGCTCCAATGCTTCTTCGCCTTTTTATCAGAAAGTCGGGACTACTTCAGCCATGATGGGGCATTCGATGGGAGGTGGCGTATCGTTTCTTGGCTGCGAAAACAACACCTTGCCAACAGTGATGGTAACTTTTGCCGCTGCCGTAACAAACCCTTCATCCACCACTGCTGCCGCCAATGTTACTATTCCCACTCTGGTAATTTCCGGCGCTGACGACTGTGTAGCACCGCCCGACGAACATCAACTGCTTATGTATAACGCACTTGCCAGTAGCTGTAAAGTATATATCAGTATCACTAACGGAGGCCACTGTAATTTTGCCAATTATAATTTAGCCTGCACTTTTGGCGAAGAAACCTGCAACCCGGGAGGTGTGGATATAACAAGAGAAGAACAACAGGCAATTACTATGAGTTTTTTGATTCCTTACCTTGACTTTTTCCTGAAAGGAGTGGAAGTCTCATGGTATGAATTTACGGATTCATTAACCAATTCCACAAAAATAACTCACATAAAAAATTGCGATATTGACCCCTCAGGAATTGCCGAAGCCAAAAATACAGAAGTAAATATTTATCCCAACCCCTCAACAGGCAATCTCAATATCTCACTTGCCGGAGATGAAAGGGCGTTCATTGAATTATCAGATATAACAGGAAGGGTAATTTTAAAAAGAGAAACTGACAGGCAAATAACCAAGCTTGATATCAGCACGTTAATACAAGGAGTGTATTTTGTGAAAGTTATTAACGCAAATGATTCTCATGTAACACGGCGCATTATTAAAATGTAG